The stretch of DNA CAAGAGGTCTAGAGCAATGGTGGGAGATGTCGCGTGCTATCAATTTGAGGGAATTTGAAAGTGCCCTAAAGCGTATGCAGATTCCTATGTTTACCGTTCTCTATGCCGATCGCGATGGACATATTCTGCATTTCTTCAACGGCCAAGTTCCGGTTCGTAAGCAAGGCAATTTTGCGGATTGGTCAGGCATCATTCCCGGTAACACATCCGAAACCCTGTGGACTCGCACTCATACCTACGAAGATCTCCCGCGTGTCGTTGACCCCAAAACTGGCTGGCTGCAAAATGCCAATGATGCCCCTTGGACAACGACCCTACCTGCCGCACTCAATCCTGATGATTTCCCAGCTTATGTAGCACCGAGAGACTTCCTTTACTTCCGCGCCCAGCGATCGCTCCGCATGTTGATGGAGGATAAAAAGATCTCCTTTAGTGAACTAATTCGCTACAAGCACTCTACCCGCATGGAACTAGCCGATCGGATTCTGGATGATCTGACCGCTGCTGCACAATCTTCTAACGATCCCCTCGTTAAACAAGCGATCGCGGTTTTGCAAAAGTGGGATCGCCAAGCCGAAGCCAAGAGTCGTGGTGCCGTTCTCTTCAAAGCTTGGAATGATTTAATGGATCGCTCCGAACTGTTTGCCATTCCTTGGGATGAGAAATCCCCTCTCACCACCCCAGACGGTTTAGCTGATCCTCAAACTGCGATCGCTACTCTCAAAACTGCTGCCACTGAGGTTCTGAAAAACTATGGAGCATTAGATATCGCTTGGGGGGATGTTTTTCGGCTCAAGTCTGAGGCCAATAATCTACCTGCTAATGGTGGCCCCGGCGGGTTGGGCATCTTTCGCACCATCAACTATGCTCCCCTTGATAAAGGTCAGTTTCAAGCAGTAGACGGAGATAGCTTCGTCGCTGCGATCGAATTCTCTAACCCCGTCCGGGCCGAGGTTCTGACTAGCTATGGCAATGCGACTCAGCCCAGCATGATGAAAGATAGCGATCAACTCACCTTAATGGCTCAGAAAAAACTCCGCCCCGTCTGGCGATCGCGCCGAGATATCCTGGCCCATCTAAAATCTCGCACTACCAACTTTGGCAAAAACTGAATCATAGAACCTTAATCTACAATCTTAACCACAGTGCCTAGCCGCACCCACCCCTGCTCAATCAACTGCTTCAGCGTGTCAGGGGCCAGATGCACACAGCCACCAGAATTTGCTTGGCCAATATTCTTAGGATCAGGAGTCCCATGCAGGGCGATCGAAAACCAGTAAGGCGTTGCTGCAAACGTACTCATCTTGGGTCCCGTAACCGTTGTCTCTGAGGTGAGGCCAATATAGCCATCTCCATAGGCTTTGTCTGGGCTTCCATTGCCATCAAAGTCGAGGTGGTTCATGTTGTGAAATAGCTGGACCAAGCCTTGCGGTTGGCTCACCAAGGAACGAAACTGCGAAATTCGGGCGAAACGCTCCACATTTCGGTTTGCGATCTGGTTATAGGCAGATTTTTTGTAAAGAATCAGGTCTACCATCATCTCGCCAGTGGGCGTTACTAGGTCAGCCATGTCCTGTTTTTCCTTGAGGCCACCCTGCCCAATCCCAATTGGGGCTTGATACAAGCGATCGCCCTGACTGTTTAGTACCTCCAGGCGCTTATCGCTGCGGTGAATCAGGAGAGAGTAAGTTTCTCCTGGTTGGTCGCGGACAGTTGCAATAGGCTCAACCAACGCGACCGGGTGTTTTGCCGTGACAGCAGCAGTTGCCTCTAGATTCTGAGGTTGATCAACTTTGCGGGCAGTACAAGCAAAGAGAGCCACTGGTAGCAGCATGACCACACTGATAGCAAAGGCTCTAGCGGCTTTAGTCTTCCTGTTCAATAGTTGGGATAGTCCTAAAATCATTGCCAATTTTGCTGCTTTGCCACCAAATCATCCAATTCACTTTGCATCTGGGCCTGCACTTGTTCGTAACAGGCATCGACGTAGGCGCGATCGCAGGCAGCAGCTCGCCCATAACGCTCAAAGACTACGGGTGCACATACACGGGTCTGAATCGGCACGGGTAAGGGAAAATTAGGCAGCGGGCCGATTCCCACCCCCCAAGGCAGCCCCAAGTAAATGGGAAATACCCCAGTGTTGCCATCCAGCAACCAGGGAAAACCCCACTGATGCAATTGCTGCATTTGTTTATAAAAGTCGCCTAAAATCATCAGTGTTTCGTGCGCCCCATGAGAGACCACAGGCACGATTGGCGCAGACTCTCGCAAAGCCAACTTAATAAATCCTCGGTGTCCTGCCAAGTGAATGCGATGGCGCAGACTATAAGGACGAAACATATCTTGGGCTCCCCCTGGATAAACCAGCAGAGCTGCATCCGCTTGCAAGGCCGCGATCGCCATCTTTGGATGGGCTTGAATCGCTCCCACCTGCGCTCCTGGGATGGAAAAAATGGGGGTTTGCCAAGCAGTCGGATGCATAAGCGCATAAGCAGGACGCTCCGTGCCAAATCGACGAAACCAATCGAGCATCACCATTGAAGTATCGGGAGATGCTAGTCCGCCATTGTGGGAGCCGACAATTAGCACCTTGCCGCTAGCTGGCATGTGATGCCACCCTTCTGTCTCCACTCGAAAGTAGTAACGATAGAACCATTCCCAAATCGGCATCCAAGCTTTGATCGCTTCAGGGTCACGTTCCGCTAAGGACCAACCATCGAAGCGATTGCCAAGTTTTCCATCGCCAGAATCACTTCCGAGCCATTGAGCCATCTGTTCCCAAAGACTGCCAAGCGTCTCTCCCATCCTAACTTTAGCCATCGCGTCTTCTAGAATAGTCTGGGCTTTTGAGAGTTTCGCAACTGGGGCGAGCAACCAATCCTGAATACGGCTCCGCAGCAAACTCTGCCTCTGGCTCACTCAACAAATAGCGATCGCAGGCTCCCAACAGCTCCGCCTCTGTCCGGGCTTGGCGCATCTCCTTCAAGAAGCCTCCCTCAGCATCGACGCTGAGAGCGATAAAGTTGAGATACATCTTCATCCGGTTGACCCGATCCTGCTCTCTGACGATGGATGCGGTGGGCGTTTGACGCAAGCGCTCAATATAATCACGAACTGTACCCAGAGGGACGCTCAAGATAGGTTGACCACTTAAAGATTGGCGGATTTGCTGGAAGATCCAAGGGTTGCGGATGGCAGCGCGACCAATCATTACCCCTGCGGCTCCTGTCGCCTCTAGAACAGACCTGGCAGAGGCCGCAGAGATGACATTACCGTTCGCTAATACCGGAAATCTCACCGACTGTGCCGCGTGGGCAATCAGGTCGTAGTGAACCGCACTATGATACCCCTCCTTCACAGTACGACCATGCAAACTCAGCAAATCAATGTGACAAGCGTTGATCAGGTCGAGGAGTTGATCAAAATGAGCCGTACTGTCGAAGCCAATCCGCATCTTGACCGTTAGCAGTCCCTCAACTGCCTCCCTCAACTCGCTCAGAATTTGCTTCACCTGTTCTGGATGACGCAATAACCCACCTCCCACATTTTTGCGATAGATGCGGGGGGCTGGGCAACCTAAGT from Trichocoleus desertorum ATA4-8-CV12 encodes:
- a CDS encoding acylase, which produces MKYFISRLSQRQLIRLYSLLLAIVLVLIIITSGPSGQAASTEILWDTYGVPHISSNRTPDLFRAFGWAQMQSHANLLLRLYGQARGRAAEYWGADYVESDQWVRKMGIPERSQAWYKAQTPKFRQYLDAFATGINAYAKAHPEEIEDDLKAVLPISPVDVLAHTQRVLHFTFVVNPEALQATIAAAEPGEPLGGSNGWAIAPSHSASGKAMLLANPHLPWTDLFLWYEAQIKAPGIDAYGATLVGIPVLAIAFNDAMGWTHTVNTYDGWDAYGLTLRDGGYEFDGQVRPFTTETQTLKVKQADGFWQEQALTIQRSVHGPVVAKPKGKAIALRVAGLDKARGLEQWWEMSRAINLREFESALKRMQIPMFTVLYADRDGHILHFFNGQVPVRKQGNFADWSGIIPGNTSETLWTRTHTYEDLPRVVDPKTGWLQNANDAPWTTTLPAALNPDDFPAYVAPRDFLYFRAQRSLRMLMEDKKISFSELIRYKHSTRMELADRILDDLTAAAQSSNDPLVKQAIAVLQKWDRQAEAKSRGAVLFKAWNDLMDRSELFAIPWDEKSPLTTPDGLADPQTAIATLKTAATEVLKNYGALDIAWGDVFRLKSEANNLPANGGPGGLGIFRTINYAPLDKGQFQAVDGDSFVAAIEFSNPVRAEVLTSYGNATQPSMMKDSDQLTLMAQKKLRPVWRSRRDILAHLKSRTTNFGKN
- a CDS encoding L,D-transpeptidase; translation: MNRKTKAARAFAISVVMLLPVALFACTARKVDQPQNLEATAAVTAKHPVALVEPIATVRDQPGETYSLLIHRSDKRLEVLNSQGDRLYQAPIGIGQGGLKEKQDMADLVTPTGEMMVDLILYKKSAYNQIANRNVERFARISQFRSLVSQPQGLVQLFHNMNHLDFDGNGSPDKAYGDGYIGLTSETTVTGPKMSTFAATPYWFSIALHGTPDPKNIGQANSGGCVHLAPDTLKQLIEQGWVRLGTVVKIVD
- a CDS encoding glycerol acyltransferase yields the protein MAQWLGSDSGDGKLGNRFDGWSLAERDPEAIKAWMPIWEWFYRYYFRVETEGWHHMPASGKVLIVGSHNGGLASPDTSMVMLDWFRRFGTERPAYALMHPTAWQTPIFSIPGAQVGAIQAHPKMAIAALQADAALLVYPGGAQDMFRPYSLRHRIHLAGHRGFIKLALRESAPIVPVVSHGAHETLMILGDFYKQMQQLHQWGFPWLLDGNTGVFPIYLGLPWGVGIGPLPNFPLPVPIQTRVCAPVVFERYGRAAACDRAYVDACYEQVQAQMQSELDDLVAKQQNWQ
- a CDS encoding tRNA-dihydrouridine synthase family protein gives rise to the protein MPVSQILPSPICPGLSLTALAPMQDVTDLHFMSVLGHYSCPDYFFTEYFRVHPTSTLDKNILRSITENPTGRPVFAQIIGDSIPDLVRAARELSHYPVAGIDLNLGCPAPRIYRKNVGGGLLRHPEQVKQILSELREAVEGLLTVKMRIGFDSTAHFDQLLDLINACHIDLLSLHGRTVKEGYHSAVHYDLIAHAAQSVRFPVLANGNVISAASARSVLEATGAAGVMIGRAAIRNPWIFQQIRQSLSGQPILSVPLGTVRDYIERLRQTPTASIVREQDRVNRMKMYLNFIALSVDAEGGFLKEMRQARTEAELLGACDRYLLSEPEAEFAAEPYSGLVARPSCETLKSPDYSRRRDG